A window of the Solidesulfovibrio fructosivorans JJ] genome harbors these coding sequences:
- a CDS encoding ABC transporter ATP-binding protein, giving the protein MIPVLVFSEVGKHYRGREVLSGLDLTLEPGEILAILGPSGIGKSTLLRLAAGLDRPNRGTVTLAARRLGFVFQEPRLLPWRTALENVALPLLAQGIPPRSARERAAAMLARLELAAFAGAYPDMLSGGMRQRVSLARAFVVEPELLLLDEPFTGLDPELRRAIRRTLETLLAASGAAALHVTHDIEDIPAATRRILRLTAAGPCFEFPQARDIPAWKGAV; this is encoded by the coding sequence ATGATTCCGGTGCTCGTTTTTTCGGAAGTCGGCAAGCACTACCGGGGCCGGGAGGTGCTTTCCGGCCTCGATTTGACCCTGGAACCAGGGGAAATCCTGGCCATTTTGGGCCCGAGCGGCATCGGCAAGTCCACCCTGCTCCGGCTGGCAGCAGGGTTGGACCGCCCGAACCGGGGCACGGTGACCCTGGCCGCGCGGCGCCTCGGGTTCGTGTTCCAGGAACCGCGCCTTTTGCCCTGGCGCACAGCTCTGGAAAATGTGGCCTTGCCGCTTTTGGCCCAGGGCATCCCGCCACGATCGGCCCGGGAGAGAGCCGCCGCCATGCTCGCCCGCCTGGAGCTGGCCGCTTTCGCGGGGGCCTATCCGGACATGCTCTCCGGCGGCATGCGCCAGCGCGTCTCCCTGGCCCGGGCCTTTGTGGTCGAGCCCGAACTCCTGCTGCTCGACGAACCCTTTACCGGACTCGATCCCGAACTGCGCCGCGCCATACGCCGCACCCTGGAGACCTTGCTTGCCGCCTCCGGGGCGGCGGCCCTCCATGTCACCCACGACATCGAGGACATTCCGGCCGCCACCCGCCGCATTTTGCGTCTGACGGCAGCCGGGCCGTGTTTCGAGTTCCCGCAAGCCCGGGACATACCCGCCTGGAAAGGGGCCGTATGA
- a CDS encoding DUF6064 family protein, with protein MNPTDAFWQTMRQFRDDTLAVQLVLLLGYCLAIYRIARKPGRATDAWVKGILAVAFFWNGIACFLHYFWASLIARVLAGPLFLVIGFLLLVDMLAGQKIHFTFALSPARRAASFFFILLAFLFPVLGLLTGHGMIALPTAPCPLAGFTLALLAAAVPRVDGTIYALVLVWAFVNIPKVFGFMDCYEEVTLVLTGFYALMTFKTIRPHGVAVVRT; from the coding sequence ATGAATCCGACGGACGCCTTTTGGCAGACCATGCGCCAGTTCCGGGACGATACCCTGGCCGTGCAACTGGTGTTGCTTTTGGGCTATTGCCTCGCGATTTACCGGATCGCCCGGAAACCGGGGCGCGCAACGGACGCCTGGGTCAAGGGTATTTTGGCGGTCGCGTTTTTCTGGAACGGCATCGCCTGTTTTCTGCACTACTTCTGGGCAAGCCTCATTGCCCGGGTCCTGGCCGGGCCGCTTTTTCTCGTCATCGGCTTTTTGCTGCTCGTCGACATGCTCGCCGGCCAAAAAATCCATTTCACCTTTGCCCTTTCGCCGGCCCGGCGCGCGGCGTCCTTCTTTTTTATCCTGCTTGCCTTTCTTTTCCCCGTGCTGGGGCTGTTGACCGGCCACGGCATGATCGCCCTGCCCACAGCGCCCTGTCCCCTGGCCGGGTTCACCCTGGCGCTTTTGGCGGCCGCCGTGCCGCGCGTGGACGGGACGATTTATGCCCTCGTCCTCGTCTGGGCCTTTGTCAATATTCCCAAGGTGTTTGGATTCATGGATTGCTATGAGGAAGTCACCCTGGTCCTGACGGGCTTTTATGCCCTGATGACCTTCAAAACCATCCGGCCGCACGGCGTCGCCGTCGTCCGGACTTGA